The Polaribacter sp. HaHaR_3_91 genomic sequence ATGACATGCAACAATCTGGTGCCATTGCTTTTGCAGATTACAACAAGCCAATTGCAAAAGATAATTTGATGAAAATTGCACTTTTGTATGCTCAGAATTTTGATGGCTTGATTTTTAGCTTTCCTAAAAACAACTCTATTGCAGGAGAAGGAATTGCAAATGAAGGCATTAATAGCACGAGATTAGGATTGAAAGGAAGCCCTGCTTTAGCAGAGCACATACAAATTGCAAGAGATCTATATTTATTAGAATATACAGGAGGAAAATTACATATTCCAACTATTTCTACCACAAAATCTGTTGAGCTAATTAAAGAAGCTAAAAAGAAAGGCTTGCAAGTTACCTGCAGTGTCTCTGTACATCATTTAACTTTATCTGACGATGAATTACATGGTTTCGACAGTAACTTTAAGGTAAACCCTCCTTTAAGAACTAAAACCGATTTAAAAAGCCTGATAAAAGGAATTAAATCTGGAGTTATTGATATTATCACTTCAGACCACAACCCTATTGACATAGAGCATAAAAAATTAGAATTTAGTGAAGCAAAAGACGGAACTATTGGTTTAGAAAGTGCTTTTGGAGCAATTAATTCAGTTTTAGGTTTAGAAGATTTTATAGAAAATATTACAAGTAAACCAAAAGCTATTTTTGGTATAGAAAATCTTTCTATTCAAGAAAACAATAAAGCTGAAATTACTTTATTCAATCCTGAACAGAATTACACTTTTACAAAAGAGGATATTTTATCAACCTCTAAAAACAGCGCTTTTTTAGATAAAAAATTAAAAGGGAAAGCCTACGGAATTTACGCTAACAATCAATTAATATTAAAATAAACAGCATGCAAAATCAGACAGCAAACGAAGGAAAAACAATGGCAATTATAAGTCATTTTTGGATTATAGGCTTAATCATTGCTTTTTTCATGAACAACAGCACAAAGAATTCTTTTGCTAATTTTTACATCAGACAAATGATAGGCTTAAATTTAATTCAATTTTTAAACGGATGGATTATTTATAACTACCTAGGAAATACAGCAGGAATAATTGTAAGTACTATTTTATTGGTTTTATGGGTTATTTCATTAATGGGAGCTGTTAAAGGTGAAGAAAAAATTATTCCTGTAGTTGGAGATCAGTTTCAAGAATGGTTTAAGAACATATAATTAGATTAAAAAAGAATATAAATGAGCGATTTACAATACATAGTTAGGCAACCAAAAACAATAGCTGAAAACCCGCCATTATTAATTTTATTACATGGTTACGGAAGTAATGAACAAGATTTATTCTCTTTTGCTGAAGAATTACCAGATGAATTTTTAATTATCAGCGCACAAGCACCTAATGCATTGGGTGCCGGTAGCTACGCTTGGTACGCTATTAATTTTGATGATGTAAATGGTAAGTTCTCAGATCTAAAACAAGCAAAAGAATCTATAGATAAAATTGCCATTTTTATTGATGAAATAAAAGCAAAATACAATACAGCCTCAGACAAAACTTTTTTATTAGGTTTTAGTCAAGGTGCTATATTAAGTTATTCTTTAAGTTTTTTCTACCCAAATAAAGTACAGCATGTAATTGCATTAAGTGGTTACATTAATACAGAACTACTACCTGCATCTATTTCTAAAGAGATTAAAACAGACTACTATTGCTCTCATGGTTCTGTAGACCAAGTTTTACCTATAGAATGGGCTCGAAAAAGCAAACCTTTCTTAGATAGTTTAGATTTTAAAAACGTGTACTCAGAATATCCGGTAGGTCACGGAGTTGCTCCACAGAATTTTTATAGTTTTAAAACCTGGATTGAAGAACGTTTATAAGCTTGTTTATTTTAAACTTTTAAAAGTGTATACAGAATCAATAAAAGCTTTAAAAGACATATAAAGAACCTCAAACACTCGTTTGAGGCTTTTTATTTACAAATAAATAAAACTCAGCAATAGACAGAAATCTATCTTATTTATAAATTTGAACCACAAATAAAACCCAACAATACATTTACCATTAAATTATAACGCATGAATACGCTAATAAAAGTAATTGAAGCAGAAGAAATTTTGACAATAATTCCGCTTTTAACAAAATTAAATTCAAAAACTCCTTTAGATATATTAAAAGAACGCGTGATAGAAATATCAAAAAACACCAATTACGAATGCGTAGGTCTATATGTTGATGAAAAATTAGTAGGAATATCTGGACTTTGGTACTCTACAAGACACTATATTGGTAAATCCGTAGAGCCAGATCACGTAATTATTGACGACTCTGTTCGTGGACAAGGACTTGGAAAACAATTCTTTAATTGGATAGATAGTCACGTTAAAAATAAAGGCTGCGAAGCGATTGAGCTAAATGCTTATTCTAGCAATCCTAAATCTCATAAGTTCTATTATAATGAAGGATACAACATCTATGGCTTCCATTTTTTAAAGGTTTTACGAGACGATAAAAAATTTTATTAATTTTTTCAAAAAAAAGCTTGCGGAACTCAAAAAACATATTATATTTGCAACCGCTTACCAATAATGCGAAAGTAGCTCAGTTGGTAGAGCGTCAGCCTTCCAAGCTGAATGTCGCCGGTTCGAACCCGGTCTTTCGCTCAAAAGACTTCATATTTAATATGAAGTCTTTTTTTTGTTTAAAATATTAAAAAAGATTTAGAAGTTTTTAAACCTCTAAATCTTTATCATAAGGAATACGGTTTAAAATGTGATTAATTACATTTACACGCGCTTCTGTTTTTCTATTTGCTCTTATTATCTTCCAAGGAGAAATATCTGTATTTGTTTTCTCAAACATTGCTTTTTTATACTCTGTATAATCATCCCACAGCAATTGAGCCTTTTCATCTAACTTTGTCATTTTCCATTGCTTTAATGGATCACTTTTTATGTCTGCAAAACGTTTTGCTTGCTCTTTTTTAGAAATAGACATATATATTTTAACTAAATGAATTCCCGATTCTAAAATCATTCTTTCGAAATCATTAACCTGGTTCATAAATATTTTATATTCCTCTTGTGTACAAAAGTCATTAACAGGTTCTATAACCGCTCTGTTGTACCAACTTCTATCGAAAAACACTATTTCTCCTGCTTTTGGGAACTGCTCTACATATCTCTGAAAATACCATTGAGACTGCTCATCTTCCGATGGTTTCGGCAGCGCAACAATACGCATATGACGCGGATTGATACGTTCTGTTAATCTTCTAATCGCTCCTCCCTTACCTGCAGCATCTCTACCCTGAAAAACAATAATTATCCTTTCATTATTATTAATAGCCCATTTTTGTAAACGAATCAATTCTACTTGCAAGCCCTCAAGCTTCTTTTGATAATCTACGTATCTAATGGCTCTTTCTATATTTAAAGGTTCTTTAGACAAAAGCGCTAACAAACCTTTCTTAGAATTTAGTTTTTTTAAATTTTTAGGTGATATTTCCATATTAAATTTAATCTATATTAGTATTAGATCTATAATAACGCATTACAACATTAGGATCTGGGGTTAATACTGTTTTTGCTTCTTTATCCTCATAATCAAACTGAGATAATACGTGCCTAATAGCTTCTAACCTTGCTACTTTTTTATCATTCGTTTTTATCATCATCCAAGGACTGTAAGAGGTATGTGTCTTAGAGAACATCTCGCCCTTATAATGCGTGTATCTATCCCAAAGAATTTGCCCTTGCTTATCAACAGGACTAAATTTCCATCTTTTTAATGGATTTTCTTTTCTGCCTTCAAAACGCTTTAGTTGCTCTTCTTTACTAATTGATAACCAAAACTTAATAATAATAACCCCGTCTTCGTACATCATATGCTCAAACTCGGGCACTTGCACTAAAAACTCTTTATATTGTTGATCTGAACAAAACCCCATAACAGGCTCTACTACCGCTCTATTATACCAGCTTCTATCAAAAAAAACAATTTCACCAGGGTTTGGCAATTCTTTTATATAACGTTGAAAATACCATTGTCCTTTTTCTATTTCTGTAGGTTTATTTAAAGCAACCAACCTACTAGAACGTGGGTTTAGGTGCTCCATAAACCTACGAATATTACCACCTTTACCGGCAGCATCTCTTCCTTCAAAAATAATTGCAACACGCTTGTTGTTATTAGAAATCCATCTTTGTAATTTAACAAGCTCTATCTGAAGCAACCTTAGCTCTTCATTATAAATAATTGTTTTCTTTACTTTCTTACAAGCAGCATTCTTTTCTCCTATAAGTGCTAATAACTCTTGATTGTTTTTAACATTCTTAAAGTCTTCTGAACTTAATCCTTCTTTAATTTCCATAAATTCTATTTACTCGGACTAAAATAACTACTTTTTTTTAGAAATGCATTAAAAAAAAATCATTTTAAATAAGTTATTTTATATTTGTTACTTATGAAATACTTTATACTTATTCTAGTTGTCTTTATATCGTCATACACAATTGCTCAAGAAAAATTCTCAAAAGAAATTAGCTTAATCACAGATAACGATTTATATGTTTCTACAGTTAGAGATAGATATTATACAAGTGGAATTTTCTTAAGTTATAGCTACCTTTCTAAAAATAAAAAAGAGTCTTTGGATAAACGAATTTTAGAATGGAAAATAAATCAGGAAATGTATACTCCTTTTAAAGCTACAGTTCAAAACGCTAGCAATCACGACAGACCTTTTGCAGGGTATTTATATGGGAGCTTCGGCATAAAAAGAATCTATAAGAACAACCAAATTTTTAACACTACTGCTCAAATTGGGGTAATAGGCAGTAATTCTTACGCAGAAGAATTACAAGAGTTGATACATAATGTTTATGGCTTTAAAGAAGCAGTAGGCTGGGAACATCAAATAGAAAATGCTTTTGCTTTAAATTTTAATGTGGAATATTTAAAAACAATTGTAAACAACCAAAACCAGCTTTTTGACATCACTTGGACCAACAACGTAAATTTAGGTTCTGTCTATACAAATATTTCTACAGGAGTTTATAGTAGAATTGGATTAAAACCTCTTCAGAACTTAGCTAATTCAATTGCCTTTGATACAAACCTAAATAACGAACATACTAATTACTTTAGAGAAGTTGAATCTTTTTTTTACATAAAACCAATGTTGCGTTACGCAGTTTATGACGCAACTTTACAGGGAAGTTTCCTCAACAAAACGAGCCCAATTACAAAGGATTTAAAGCCAATTGTCTTTCACCTAGAATTAGGATTAAAATTTACTGCAAACCGTTTTAACTTTGGATACTCATTTCACTACAATACAAGCAAATCTAAAGATTTACGATTTACGAATGGACATAGATACGGTAGCATCGCAATTAACTATCTATTGAAATAACCTAATTTTAATTAACAAAAATAGCTCGTAACTATTCCTCAAAAAACTCATCTTTAAAACCGATTAAATATAATTTTTCTTGCGCCCTAGTTAATGCGGTATACAACCATCTATAATATTCTTTAGATACTCCTTCGGGTAAATAAGGCTGCTCTATAAACACAGTTTTCCATTGCCCTCCTTGAGATTTATG encodes the following:
- a CDS encoding dihydroorotase family protein, translated to MTTLLKSATIIDTSSPYHHQQKDILITNGIITKIEDSIEDNNYQVVTLDNLHVSCGWFDSSVSFGEPGYEERENIKNGLNVAAKSGFTAVAVNANSNPVIDNKAAVEYLIHKANGFATSLYPIAALTQNSKGVDIAELYDMQQSGAIAFADYNKPIAKDNLMKIALLYAQNFDGLIFSFPKNNSIAGEGIANEGINSTRLGLKGSPALAEHIQIARDLYLLEYTGGKLHIPTISTTKSVELIKEAKKKGLQVTCSVSVHHLTLSDDELHGFDSNFKVNPPLRTKTDLKSLIKGIKSGVIDIITSDHNPIDIEHKKLEFSEAKDGTIGLESAFGAINSVLGLEDFIENITSKPKAIFGIENLSIQENNKAEITLFNPEQNYTFTKEDILSTSKNSAFLDKKLKGKAYGIYANNQLILK
- a CDS encoding lipid A deacylase LpxR family protein, whose protein sequence is MKYFILILVVFISSYTIAQEKFSKEISLITDNDLYVSTVRDRYYTSGIFLSYSYLSKNKKESLDKRILEWKINQEMYTPFKATVQNASNHDRPFAGYLYGSFGIKRIYKNNQIFNTTAQIGVIGSNSYAEELQELIHNVYGFKEAVGWEHQIENAFALNFNVEYLKTIVNNQNQLFDITWTNNVNLGSVYTNISTGVYSRIGLKPLQNLANSIAFDTNLNNEHTNYFREVESFFYIKPMLRYAVYDATLQGSFLNKTSPITKDLKPIVFHLELGLKFTANRFNFGYSFHYNTSKSKDLRFTNGHRYGSIAINYLLK
- a CDS encoding alpha/beta hydrolase, which translates into the protein MSDLQYIVRQPKTIAENPPLLILLHGYGSNEQDLFSFAEELPDEFLIISAQAPNALGAGSYAWYAINFDDVNGKFSDLKQAKESIDKIAIFIDEIKAKYNTASDKTFLLGFSQGAILSYSLSFFYPNKVQHVIALSGYINTELLPASISKEIKTDYYCSHGSVDQVLPIEWARKSKPFLDSLDFKNVYSEYPVGHGVAPQNFYSFKTWIEERL
- the ppk2 gene encoding polyphosphate kinase 2, producing MEIKEGLSSEDFKNVKNNQELLALIGEKNAACKKVKKTIIYNEELRLLQIELVKLQRWISNNNKRVAIIFEGRDAAGKGGNIRRFMEHLNPRSSRLVALNKPTEIEKGQWYFQRYIKELPNPGEIVFFDRSWYNRAVVEPVMGFCSDQQYKEFLVQVPEFEHMMYEDGVIIIKFWLSISKEEQLKRFEGRKENPLKRWKFSPVDKQGQILWDRYTHYKGEMFSKTHTSYSPWMMIKTNDKKVARLEAIRHVLSQFDYEDKEAKTVLTPDPNVVMRYYRSNTNID
- a CDS encoding GNAT family N-acetyltransferase, which translates into the protein MNTLIKVIEAEEILTIIPLLTKLNSKTPLDILKERVIEISKNTNYECVGLYVDEKLVGISGLWYSTRHYIGKSVEPDHVIIDDSVRGQGLGKQFFNWIDSHVKNKGCEAIELNAYSSNPKSHKFYYNEGYNIYGFHFLKVLRDDKKFY
- the ppk2 gene encoding polyphosphate kinase 2; its protein translation is MEISPKNLKKLNSKKGLLALLSKEPLNIERAIRYVDYQKKLEGLQVELIRLQKWAINNNERIIIVFQGRDAAGKGGAIRRLTERINPRHMRIVALPKPSEDEQSQWYFQRYVEQFPKAGEIVFFDRSWYNRAVIEPVNDFCTQEEYKIFMNQVNDFERMILESGIHLVKIYMSISKKEQAKRFADIKSDPLKQWKMTKLDEKAQLLWDDYTEYKKAMFEKTNTDISPWKIIRANRKTEARVNVINHILNRIPYDKDLEV